The following are encoded in a window of Methanorbis rubei genomic DNA:
- a CDS encoding DUF5683 domain-containing protein, whose translation MPIIKSDSFSGGSSGSSSSGGYRHKSPFLALILSFFIPGLGQVYNGQILKGIGYFILTVILAFLSVITLGLLFIVYFIWWIWNIYDAYHTAVKINGGY comes from the coding sequence ATGCCAATTATTAAATCAGATTCATTCTCCGGAGGTTCATCCGGAAGCAGCTCGTCAGGTGGATATCGTCACAAAAGTCCGTTTCTGGCCCTCATATTATCATTTTTTATTCCGGGACTCGGTCAGGTGTACAACGGACAGATACTCAAAGGGATTGGATATTTTATTCTGACTGTTATTCTCGCCTTCCTGTCTGTGATAACCCTCGGACTCTTGTTTATTGTTTATTTTATCTGGTGGATCTGGAACATATATGACGCATATCACACAGCTGTTAAAATCAACGGTGGATACTAA